In one Lycium barbarum isolate Lr01 chromosome 7, ASM1917538v2, whole genome shotgun sequence genomic region, the following are encoded:
- the LOC132601341 gene encoding uncharacterized protein LOC132601341: MDKFVTRLKRGQPSSSSTIPPVASSIPSEVQRDTNPLNINFNYLKADPANRRPIAEYDPNIRDEVRRYYIKKGPCQPMNHDFPKTQFGKKKKTMCQFHPGRFKGRHSKWLEYSISKDAAYCLCCYLFKNEHDVRGNMGDAFTKKGYKGWNKAKERFKTHIGEVNNIHNKCFNMMIDLINQSQSIRTSFDKRNEKYKNESRHRLGASIDVARFLLRLGLPFRGHDESISSTNRGIFLELLQWYGAMDQEVGSIILQNAPKNEMTCCPKIQKDIVDACAKETIKAIIEDLDGDYFGILVDESKDISHKEQMALVLRYVDKKGEVIERFVGIVHVNDTSARSMKETVYSFLSDHSLSPSQIRGQGYDGASNMQGELNGLKSLILRDTPSAYSTHCFAHQLQLTLVALVKKTSDVDDFFCIVTNVLNIVEASYKRRDLLRQHQAAKLEELLISGKMHTGRGLNQERGLQQPGDTRWGSHYKTLQNFINIFPSILYVLEFAACECPNYIDRLTAESLVDKIKGFDFVFMLHLMLEVLKKTNYLNCSLQKMDQDIVNAMGLLNTAKQELQMMRDRGWKSLLDDVLSFCNKHEIFILKMDANYIPGKSKRRALDVTYSHHFRVGIFYPVIDLLLQELNNRFDTVSTDLLLGMACLHPAKSFGNFDKKKAMRLAEYYPNEFDSNKLRDLSCQLHNFIVHVRGSDKRFFNMKGITDLAKVLVQSELHQTWPLVYLLIKLTLILPVATASVERAFSSMKYIKNELRNSMSDEFLNGCLVCYVERGIFATISNDAIIHHFQKMKSRRVQL, encoded by the coding sequence ATGGATAAGTTTGTCACCAGGTTAAAACGTGGACAACCAAGCTCTAGTTCTACTATTCCACCCGTTGCTTCATCCATACCTTCGGAAGTTCAGAGGGATACAAATCCtttaaatatcaatttcaattattTGAAAGCAGACCCGGCAAACAGAAGGCCTATTGCAGAATATGACCCTAATATACGTGATGAAGTTAGAAGATATTACATTAAAAAAGGACCTTGTCAGCCTATGAATCATGATTTTCCTAAAACTCAGTTtgggaaaaaaaagaaaacaatgtGTCAGTTTCATCCTGGTCGGTTCAAAGGTCGACATTCCAAGTGGTTAGAGTACAGTATATCAAAAGATGCTGCTTATTGTTTGTGTTGCTATTTGTTTAAAAATGAGCATGATGTTCGTGGAAATATGGGAGATGCTTTTACGAAAAAGGGCTATAAGGGTTGGAACAAGGCTAAGGAAAGATTCAAAACTCATATTGGAGAGGTAAATAACATCCACAACAAGTGTTTCAACATGATGATTGATTTGATAAATCAATCACAATCAATTCGCACTTCTTTTGACAAGCGTAACGAGAAATACAAAAATGAATCTCGACATCGCTTGGGTGCTTCAATTGATGTGGCAAGGTTTCTCTTAAGATTAGGATTGCCGTTTCGTGGTCATGATGAGAGCATATCATCTACAAATAGAGGTATATTTCTTGAACTTTTGCAATGGTATGGAGCCATGGATCAGGAAGTTGGAAGCATTATATTACAAAATGCTCCAAAAAATGAAATGACGTGTTgtccaaaaattcaaaaagataTTGTTGATGCTTGTGCAAAAGAAACAATCAAAGCTATTATTGAAGACTTGGATGGTGATTATTTCGGAATACTAGTTGATGAATCGAAGGATATATCACACAAGGAGCAAATGGCACTTGTTCTACGATATGTTGACAAAAAAGGTGAAGTGATAGAGCGATTTGTTGGTATTGTCCATGTTAATGATACATCTGCACGATCAATGAAGGAAACAGTCTATTCTTTTCTTTCGGATCACTCATTAAGTCCATCCCAAATACGTGGGCAAGGTTATGATGGTGCTAGTAACATGCAAGGAGAACTAAATGGTCTTAAAAGTTTAATTTTGCGTGATACTCCATCTGCATATTCCACTCATTGTTTTGCTCACCAATTGCAGTTGACACTTGTGGCTCTTGTGAAGAAAACTTCAGATGTGGATGATTTTTTTTGTATAGTTACTAATGTATTGAATATTGTTGAAGCATCTTATAAGCGCAGGGATTTGCTCAGACAACATCAAGCTGCAAAGTTAGAAGAGTTGCTCATTTCTGGTAAAATGCACACAGGACGGGGACTAAATCAAGAACGTGGGCTTCAACAACCAGGTGACACTCGTTGGGGTTCTCATTATAAAACATTACAGAACTTCATTAATATATTTCCATCAATTCTTTATGTTCTTGAATTTGCTGCATGTGAGTGTCCAAATTATATCGATAGACTTACAGCTGAAAGTCTTGTGGATAAGATTAAggggtttgattttgtttttatgTTGCACTTGATGTTGGAAGTTCTGAAGAAGACAAATTATTTGAACTGCTCATTACAGAAGATGGATCAAGATATTGTCAATGCTATGGGGCTGCTCAATACTGCAAAGCAAGAATTGCAAATGATGAGGGATAGGGGATGGAAATCATTACTGGATGATGTCCTTTCTTTTTGTAATAAGCATGAGATATTTATTCTGAAGATGGATGCTAACTACATTCCTGGGAAGTCGAAACGTAGAGCTCTTGATGTTACATATTCTCATCATTTTCGTGTTGGAATTTTTTATCCTGTTATTGATTTGCTGCTGCAGGAGCTTAATAATCGTTTCGACACTGTTAGTACTGATTTACTTCTTGGTATGGCTTGTTTACATCCAGCTAAGTCATTTGGTAATTTTGATAAGAAAAAGGCAATGAGGTTGGCTGAATATTATCCGAATGAGTTTGATAGCAACAAGCTTCGAGATCTCAGTTGCCAGCTTCATAATTTCATAGTGCATGTTCGAGGTTCTGATAAGAGATTTTTCAATATGAAGGGGATTACTGATCTTGCTAAAGTACTGGTTCAATCAGAATTGCACCAGACCTGGCCacttgtttatttgcttatcaAGTTGACTCTTATTCTTCCTGTTGCTACTGCTTCTGTGGAACGAGCTTTCTCATCGATGAAGTACATCAAAAATGAACTCCGCAACAGTATGAGTGATGAATTTTTAAATGGTTGTTTAGTCTGCTATGTAGAGCGTGGGATATTTGCAACTATAAGTAATGATGCTATTATTCATCATTTTCAGAAAATGAAAAGTCGTCGAGTgcagttgtga